The following are from one region of the Achromobacter xylosoxidans genome:
- a CDS encoding LysR family transcriptional regulator, with product MKTVKFAESLSIFVDVARAQSFSEVARRRGMVASSVARQIGALESELKVPLFVRSTRALMPTEAGEVLYERAVKILHDMTEARSEVISLEQTVQGLLRVSCLPAFARRYVVPMLQQLGERHPQLQVELELTERVVDPVVERMDVVVRVGQQPDSSLIGQRIGSHRYLICAAPSYLERHGVPRTLADLSRHRLIDRRHSTSVRGWRELGDGQWARDARFVLECDDCDARRFAALEGLGIALMPNWSAGVDLGAGRLVQLTLQDASPPPESGIYLLRAMPRANARIRAFTEQLRRQIGSPSVWDAAIEAARAA from the coding sequence ATGAAAACCGTCAAATTCGCCGAGAGCCTGTCCATCTTTGTCGACGTCGCCCGCGCCCAGAGCTTTTCCGAGGTGGCCCGCCGCCGCGGCATGGTGGCCTCGTCCGTGGCGCGGCAGATCGGCGCGCTGGAGTCCGAGCTCAAGGTGCCGCTGTTCGTGCGCTCGACCCGCGCACTGATGCCCACCGAGGCCGGCGAGGTGCTGTACGAGCGCGCCGTGAAGATCCTGCACGACATGACCGAGGCGCGTTCCGAAGTCATTTCGCTGGAGCAGACCGTGCAGGGCTTGTTGCGGGTCAGCTGCCTGCCGGCGTTCGCGCGGCGCTACGTGGTGCCCATGCTGCAGCAGCTGGGTGAGCGCCATCCGCAATTGCAGGTGGAGCTGGAACTGACCGAGCGCGTGGTGGATCCGGTGGTCGAACGCATGGACGTGGTGGTGCGGGTGGGGCAGCAGCCCGACAGCAGCCTGATCGGGCAGCGCATCGGCAGCCACCGTTATCTGATCTGCGCCGCGCCCTCATACCTGGAACGCCACGGCGTGCCGCGCACGCTGGCGGACCTGTCGCGCCATCGCCTTATCGACCGGCGCCATAGCACCAGCGTGCGCGGCTGGCGCGAGCTGGGGGATGGCCAATGGGCGCGGGACGCCAGGTTCGTCCTGGAATGCGACGACTGCGACGCGCGCCGGTTCGCGGCGCTGGAAGGGCTGGGCATCGCGCTCATGCCCAACTGGTCCGCGGGCGTGGACCTGGGCGCGGGCCGGCTGGTGCAACTGACGTTGCAGGACGCCAGCCCGCCACCCGAAAGCGGCATCTACCTGCTGCGCGCCATGCCGCGCGCCAACGCGCGCATCCGCGCCTTCACCGAGCAGTTGCGGCGGCAGATCGGCTCGCCTTCCGTCTGGGATGCCGCCATCGAGGCTGCGCGCGCGGCCTGA
- the ehuA gene encoding ectoine/hydroxyectoine ABC transporter ATP-binding protein EhuA: protein MSASISIKNLRKQYGELEVLRGINLEIPSGQTVAVIGPSGSGKSTLLRVLMTLDRPTSGDIEIDGVPMWTDAQGRSVGPNSEHLRKVRGKIGMVFQHFNLFPHMTALANAMEAPLHVRGMPRAQAREQAVEYLEMVGLGDKLDVYPAQLSGGQKQRVGIARALAMCPHIMLFDEVTSALDPELVGGILQILRDLSARRSMTMIIVTHQMKFAERSSDRTLFFDQGNIVEDAESSVLFSQPKEPRTRQFLDSVIEGQ, encoded by the coding sequence ATGAGCGCCAGCATAAGCATCAAGAACCTGCGCAAGCAGTACGGCGAACTGGAGGTGCTGCGCGGCATCAACCTGGAGATACCGTCGGGCCAGACCGTGGCCGTGATCGGCCCCTCGGGTTCGGGCAAGTCGACGCTGCTGCGCGTGCTGATGACGCTGGACCGGCCCACCAGCGGCGATATCGAGATCGACGGCGTGCCCATGTGGACCGACGCGCAAGGCCGTTCTGTCGGCCCCAACTCGGAGCACCTGCGCAAGGTGCGCGGCAAGATCGGCATGGTGTTCCAGCATTTCAACCTGTTCCCGCACATGACGGCGCTGGCCAATGCCATGGAAGCGCCGCTGCATGTGCGGGGCATGCCTCGCGCCCAGGCGCGCGAACAGGCCGTGGAGTACCTGGAAATGGTCGGCCTGGGCGACAAGCTGGATGTCTATCCGGCGCAGTTGTCGGGCGGGCAGAAGCAGCGCGTGGGCATCGCCCGCGCGCTGGCCATGTGCCCCCACATCATGCTGTTCGACGAGGTGACGTCGGCGCTGGACCCGGAACTGGTCGGCGGCATCCTGCAGATCCTGCGCGACCTGTCGGCCCGGCGCAGCATGACGATGATCATCGTCACCCACCAGATGAAGTTCGCCGAACGCAGCTCGGACCGGACCCTGTTCTTCGACCAGGGCAACATCGTCGAGGACGCCGAATCGTCGGTGCTGTTCAGCCAGCCCAAGGAGCCGCGCACGCGCCAGTTCCTGGACTCGGTGATCGAAGGGCAGTAG
- a CDS encoding 2OG-Fe(II) oxygenase: MPTSTMLHDLPETRIADADWQAVEDDLGRDGYAVLPGLLTQAQCEELAAGYGEQARFRSRIVMERHAFGRGEYKYFSYPLPDIVAGLRQSLYPRLAPIANRWHAAMRLEARFPATHDEFREICHAAGQRRPTPLLLRYQAGDYCCLHQDLYGDHVFPFQAIFLLNEPGRDFEGGELLLAESNPKQPGRADVVPLRQGDAVVLAVNHRPVRSARGYYRANLRHGVSRLRKGERHTLGIIFHDAR; this comes from the coding sequence ATGCCCACATCGACCATGCTGCACGATCTGCCTGAAACCCGGATTGCGGATGCGGACTGGCAGGCTGTCGAAGACGATCTCGGCCGCGATGGCTACGCCGTGCTGCCGGGGCTGCTGACGCAGGCCCAGTGCGAGGAGCTTGCGGCCGGCTACGGCGAGCAAGCGCGCTTTCGCAGCCGCATCGTGATGGAACGCCATGCGTTCGGCCGCGGCGAGTACAAGTACTTCAGCTATCCGCTGCCCGATATCGTCGCGGGCTTGCGGCAGTCGCTCTATCCGCGCCTGGCGCCCATCGCCAACCGCTGGCATGCCGCCATGCGCCTCGAAGCGCGCTTTCCGGCGACGCATGACGAATTCCGGGAGATCTGCCACGCCGCCGGACAGCGCCGGCCCACGCCGCTGCTGCTGCGCTACCAGGCGGGCGACTACTGCTGCCTGCACCAGGACCTGTACGGCGACCACGTCTTTCCATTCCAGGCCATCTTCCTGCTCAACGAGCCGGGACGCGATTTCGAAGGCGGCGAGCTGCTGCTGGCCGAGAGCAATCCCAAGCAGCCCGGCCGGGCCGACGTGGTGCCCTTGCGGCAAGGCGATGCCGTGGTGCTTGCCGTCAACCACAGGCCTGTGCGGTCGGCGCGCGGCTATTACCGCGCGAATCTGCGGCACGGAGTCAGCCGGCTGCGCAAGGGCGAGCGGCACACGCTGGGCATCATCTTCCACGATGCCAGGTAG
- a CDS encoding maleylacetate reductase — translation MTDMQTGNAMHSFIYASRAQRVVFGPGSLGGLAAELDALGLRRALVLCTPPQRAQAERVAALLGEARVAGIFDQAVMHVPIEIARQAREAARKLGADCAVAVGGGSTIGLGKAIALDSGLPVIAVPTTYAGSEMTPIYGLTESGLKKTGKDDRVLPRSVVYDPELSLSLPVSMSVTSGINAIAHAAEGLYAQDGNPIMDLMAQEGIRALAQALPAIHAGSQGAELLQARSDALYGAWLCGTVLGSVGMALHHKLCHTLGGSFNLPHAEVHTVVLPQALAYNAAAAPRAMERIAAALGAPAAAAGVFDLASTLGAPTALRDIGMRQEDLDRACDIAMQTPYPNPRPLEREALRALLQNAYEGKRP, via the coding sequence ATGACCGACATGCAGACGGGGAACGCCATGCACTCCTTCATCTACGCCAGCCGCGCCCAGCGCGTGGTCTTCGGACCGGGCAGCCTGGGCGGCCTGGCGGCCGAACTTGATGCGCTGGGACTGCGGCGCGCGCTGGTACTCTGCACGCCGCCGCAACGCGCGCAGGCCGAACGGGTCGCGGCGCTGCTGGGCGAGGCGCGGGTGGCTGGCATCTTCGACCAGGCCGTGATGCACGTGCCGATCGAAATCGCGCGCCAGGCGCGGGAGGCGGCGCGCAAGCTGGGCGCCGATTGCGCGGTAGCGGTGGGCGGCGGCTCCACCATCGGCCTGGGCAAGGCCATCGCGCTGGATTCCGGGCTGCCGGTCATTGCCGTCCCCACGACCTATGCGGGCTCGGAGATGACGCCGATCTACGGCCTCACCGAGAGCGGCCTGAAGAAGACCGGCAAGGATGACCGGGTGCTGCCGCGCAGCGTGGTGTACGACCCCGAGCTCAGCCTGTCGCTGCCGGTATCGATGAGCGTGACCAGCGGCATCAATGCCATCGCCCATGCGGCAGAGGGCCTCTACGCGCAAGACGGCAATCCGATCATGGACCTGATGGCGCAGGAAGGCATACGCGCGCTGGCGCAGGCGCTGCCCGCCATCCACGCAGGCTCCCAAGGCGCGGAACTGCTGCAGGCGCGCAGCGACGCGCTCTACGGCGCCTGGCTGTGCGGCACGGTGCTGGGCAGCGTGGGCATGGCGCTGCATCACAAGCTCTGCCATACGCTGGGCGGCAGCTTCAACCTGCCGCACGCGGAAGTCCACACCGTGGTGCTGCCGCAAGCCCTGGCCTACAACGCCGCGGCCGCGCCCCGGGCCATGGAGCGCATCGCGGCGGCGCTGGGCGCGCCGGCTGCCGCGGCGGGCGTATTCGATCTGGCCAGCACGCTGGGCGCGCCCACGGCATTGCGCGACATCGGCATGCGCCAGGAAGACCTGGACCGCGCCTGCGACATCGCCATGCAGACACCCTACCCCAATCCGCGCCCGCTGGAACGCGAGGCCTTGCGGGCGCTGCTGCAAAACGCCTACGAAGGAAAACGGCCGTGA
- a CDS encoding tripartite tricarboxylate transporter substrate binding protein has product MPPTTAPRRSHRALLASAALAAGAWAAALPALADSYPSKPVTVVVPFAAGGTVDRVARQVQQALQDKLGQTVVIDNRGGAGGTIGTALVAKSAPDGYTVEMVFDSYATEQHIYPKLSYDTARDLTGVSYMVRSPMVLAVTGNGPYQTLADYVAAGKKGSVSYASVGAGSSNHLAAEMFHQAAGTSGIHTPYRGGGPAVSDLMGGHVESIIASLPLVLPHIQSGKLRALAVTAPKRVAALPDVPAIAESYPGFEIYSWVGMVAPAQTPAATLDKLADATIAALRDPAVAGRITESGFEVVAGGRDDMNRLVQAESQRWGELIKRRGIVAQ; this is encoded by the coding sequence ATGCCCCCGACTACCGCCCCCCGCCGTTCGCACCGCGCCCTGCTGGCCAGCGCCGCCCTTGCCGCAGGCGCCTGGGCCGCCGCCCTGCCCGCGCTGGCGGATTCCTATCCCAGCAAGCCGGTGACGGTGGTGGTCCCCTTCGCCGCGGGCGGCACCGTGGACCGGGTGGCGCGCCAGGTGCAGCAGGCGCTGCAGGACAAGCTGGGCCAGACGGTGGTCATCGACAACCGCGGCGGCGCCGGCGGCACCATAGGCACGGCGCTGGTGGCCAAGTCCGCGCCTGACGGCTACACAGTGGAAATGGTGTTCGATTCCTACGCCACCGAGCAGCACATCTACCCCAAACTATCCTACGACACGGCGCGCGACCTGACCGGCGTGTCTTACATGGTGCGCTCGCCCATGGTGCTGGCCGTGACGGGCAACGGCCCCTATCAGACGCTCGCCGACTATGTCGCGGCCGGCAAGAAGGGCAGCGTGTCCTACGCCTCGGTCGGCGCGGGCAGCTCCAACCATCTGGCGGCCGAAATGTTCCACCAGGCTGCCGGCACCAGCGGCATCCATACGCCCTACCGTGGCGGCGGCCCGGCCGTGTCGGACCTGATGGGAGGACATGTGGAGTCCATCATCGCCAGCCTGCCGCTGGTGCTGCCCCACATCCAGAGCGGCAAGCTGCGCGCGCTGGCCGTGACCGCGCCCAAGCGCGTCGCGGCCCTGCCGGACGTGCCCGCCATCGCCGAAAGCTATCCGGGCTTCGAGATCTATTCCTGGGTGGGCATGGTGGCGCCCGCGCAGACGCCGGCGGCGACGCTGGACAAGCTGGCCGACGCCACCATCGCCGCGCTGCGCGATCCGGCCGTGGCCGGACGCATCACCGAATCCGGCTTCGAAGTGGTGGCCGGCGGCCGCGACGACATGAACCGGCTGGTGCAGGCCGAGTCCCAGCGCTGGGGCGAGCTCATCAAGCGCCGCGGAATCGTTGCACAATGA
- a CDS encoding 2OG-Fe(II) oxygenase: MTATAYDWQNVEHALDAHGNAVLPGLLTPAQCRALAALYPDEARFRSRIVMARHGFGRGEYKYFAYPLPPLLDQLRHALYARLAPIANRWNQRLRADTQYPPELDAYLQRCHRAGQTRPTPLMLQYGAGDYNCLHQDLYGEHVFPLQVAILLSQPGKEFTGGEFVMTELAARSQRADVVPLDQGDAVVFTVNQRPAAGARGPRKVAMRHGVSRVRSGRRHTVGLIFHDAA, encoded by the coding sequence ATGACAGCAACAGCCTATGACTGGCAGAACGTGGAGCACGCGCTTGATGCCCACGGCAACGCCGTGCTGCCCGGACTGCTGACACCCGCGCAATGCCGCGCCCTCGCCGCCCTCTATCCGGATGAAGCGCGCTTTCGTTCGCGCATCGTCATGGCGCGGCATGGCTTCGGCCGCGGCGAATACAAGTACTTCGCCTACCCCCTGCCGCCGCTGCTCGATCAGCTGCGCCACGCGCTCTATGCCCGGCTGGCGCCGATCGCCAACCGCTGGAATCAGCGGCTGCGCGCGGACACGCAGTACCCGCCCGAACTGGACGCCTACCTGCAACGCTGCCACCGGGCGGGCCAGACGCGTCCCACGCCATTGATGCTCCAGTACGGCGCGGGCGACTACAACTGCCTGCATCAGGATCTCTATGGCGAGCATGTGTTTCCGCTGCAGGTCGCCATCCTGCTGTCGCAGCCGGGCAAGGAATTCACCGGCGGCGAATTCGTCATGACCGAGCTTGCGGCCCGGAGCCAGCGCGCCGACGTCGTGCCGCTGGACCAGGGCGACGCGGTGGTGTTCACCGTCAATCAACGGCCCGCGGCGGGCGCGCGCGGGCCGCGCAAGGTCGCCATGCGGCATGGCGTGAGCCGCGTGCGCAGCGGCCGGCGCCATACCGTGGGCCTTATTTTTCATGACGCGGCATGA
- the ehuD gene encoding ectoine/hydroxyectoine ABC transporter permease subunit EhuD: MKPVFDWSFALEILPTLGSALLITIQATVLGMLVAVTLGLALALLRRSRLRIVSLPTAFVIEFVRSTPLLVQMYFLFYVLPLTGVRMSPLATGITALGLHYATYCAEVYRAGIEAVPRGQWEAATALNMSRWRTAVGVVLPQAIPPVVPALGNYLVAMFKDTPLLSAITVVELLQQSKMIGSATFRYTEPLTLVGLLFLALSLAAAWGVRGLEARLQRYGGKR, from the coding sequence ATGAAGCCGGTATTCGATTGGTCCTTCGCCCTGGAGATCCTGCCCACGCTGGGCTCCGCGCTGCTCATCACGATCCAGGCCACGGTGCTGGGCATGCTGGTGGCCGTCACGCTGGGCCTGGCGCTGGCCCTGCTGCGGCGTTCGCGCTTGCGCATAGTGTCCCTGCCCACGGCCTTCGTGATCGAGTTCGTGCGCAGCACGCCCCTGCTGGTGCAGATGTACTTCCTGTTCTACGTGCTGCCGCTGACCGGCGTGCGGATGTCGCCGCTGGCCACCGGCATCACCGCGTTGGGCCTGCACTACGCGACCTATTGCGCCGAGGTCTACCGCGCCGGCATCGAAGCCGTGCCGCGCGGCCAATGGGAGGCCGCCACCGCGCTGAACATGTCGCGCTGGCGCACGGCGGTGGGCGTGGTGCTGCCGCAGGCGATTCCGCCGGTGGTGCCGGCGCTGGGCAATTACCTGGTGGCCATGTTCAAGGACACGCCGCTCTTGTCGGCGATCACCGTGGTGGAACTGCTGCAGCAGAGCAAGATGATCGGCTCTGCCACCTTCCGCTACACCGAGCCCCTGACACTGGTGGGCCTGCTGTTCCTGGCGTTGAGCCTGGCGGCGGCCTGGGGCGTGCGCGGCCTGGAGGCCCGCCTGCAACGATATGGAGGAAAAAGATGA
- a CDS encoding NADH:flavin oxidoreductase/NADH oxidase — protein sequence MSLLFSPTSIGQLELANRIVIAPMCEYSAEDGLATDWHMIHLGHLALSGAALLFVEATAVEPDGRITPGDLGLWSDETEAAIGRVVAAIRRYAPIKLGIQLGHAGRKASSEAPWNGGQLVPPESGGWQGWAPSAVPHNASEPPPHALDAAGLARVRDAFVASARRAVRLGFDAIELHAAHGYLLHQFLSPLSNRRDDAYGGSLENRMRFPLEVFQALREAIPPSVTLGVRVSATDWVEGGWDLEQTLVLAQALKERGCEFIDVSSGGVSSQQKIPVGPNYQVPFADEIKRKVGMPTITVGLITEAQQAEDILQGGQADMVALARGMLYDPRWPWHAAAQLGGQVSAPRQYWRSQPREQKALFGETRFGQR from the coding sequence ATGTCCCTGCTTTTCAGTCCCACGTCCATCGGCCAGCTGGAACTGGCCAACCGCATCGTCATTGCGCCCATGTGCGAGTACTCGGCTGAAGACGGCCTGGCGACCGACTGGCACATGATCCACCTGGGGCACCTGGCCTTGTCCGGCGCCGCGCTGCTGTTCGTGGAGGCCACCGCCGTGGAGCCAGACGGCCGCATCACCCCGGGAGACCTGGGCCTGTGGTCCGACGAAACCGAGGCGGCCATCGGCCGCGTCGTCGCCGCCATCCGCCGCTACGCGCCCATCAAGCTGGGCATACAGCTGGGCCACGCGGGCCGCAAGGCGTCCAGCGAAGCGCCCTGGAACGGCGGCCAACTGGTGCCGCCCGAGTCCGGCGGCTGGCAAGGCTGGGCGCCTTCGGCCGTGCCGCACAACGCGTCGGAACCGCCGCCCCACGCGCTGGACGCGGCGGGCCTGGCGCGCGTGCGCGACGCCTTCGTGGCTAGTGCCCGGCGCGCCGTGCGGCTGGGCTTCGACGCGATCGAGCTGCATGCCGCGCACGGCTATCTGCTGCACCAGTTCCTGTCGCCGCTGTCCAACCGGCGCGACGACGCCTACGGCGGTTCGCTCGAGAACCGCATGCGCTTTCCGCTGGAAGTCTTCCAGGCGCTGCGCGAGGCCATTCCGCCGTCGGTGACGCTGGGTGTGCGCGTGTCGGCCACCGACTGGGTCGAAGGCGGCTGGGACCTGGAACAGACGCTGGTCCTGGCGCAAGCCCTGAAGGAGCGCGGCTGTGAATTCATCGACGTCTCCAGCGGCGGCGTCTCGTCCCAGCAGAAGATACCCGTGGGTCCGAATTACCAGGTGCCGTTCGCAGACGAAATCAAGCGCAAGGTGGGCATGCCGACCATCACGGTAGGCCTGATCACCGAGGCGCAGCAGGCCGAAGACATTCTCCAGGGCGGCCAGGCCGACATGGTCGCGCTGGCGCGCGGCATGCTGTACGACCCACGCTGGCCCTGGCACGCCGCCGCGCAGCTGGGCGGCCAGGTCAGCGCGCCGCGCCAGTACTGGCGCTCGCAGCCGCGTGAGCAGAAGGCGCTGTTTGGCGAGACGCGCTTCGGACAACGGTGA
- a CDS encoding 2OG-Fe(II) oxygenase, translating into MNAPETSLDRLDWTDIGSQLDAEGYAVLPGLLGAELARSLARQADAPPARRVSLTSAGLGRGDLYYFDAGMPPPLEQWRTALYRRLAVHANRWNELLDVSSRYPDELDDFLQRNRDAGQARAQSHLSRLGVEDYMALHQRTEGLQVFPMQVVALLSEPGDGFQGGEFVMTEQRPRMQSRPLVAPLACGDVAIIATGERPFHGSKGYYRVNLKHAVSRVRKGVRIGLELFFHDAP; encoded by the coding sequence ATGAACGCCCCCGAAACCAGCCTGGACCGCCTGGACTGGACGGACATCGGATCGCAGCTCGACGCCGAAGGCTATGCCGTGCTGCCAGGATTGCTGGGCGCGGAACTGGCGCGCAGTCTGGCACGGCAGGCCGACGCGCCGCCTGCCCGGCGGGTGAGCCTGACATCTGCCGGCCTGGGCCGCGGCGACCTGTACTACTTCGACGCCGGCATGCCGCCGCCGCTGGAGCAATGGCGCACGGCGCTGTACCGTCGGCTGGCCGTTCACGCCAATCGCTGGAACGAGCTTCTGGACGTTTCATCGCGCTATCCCGATGAGCTGGACGATTTTCTTCAGCGCAACCGCGACGCCGGCCAGGCCCGGGCGCAATCGCACCTGAGCCGGCTCGGCGTCGAAGACTACATGGCACTGCACCAGCGCACTGAAGGCTTGCAGGTCTTCCCCATGCAGGTGGTCGCGCTCCTGTCCGAACCGGGAGACGGATTCCAGGGCGGCGAGTTCGTGATGACGGAGCAGCGCCCGCGCATGCAATCGCGTCCGCTGGTGGCGCCGCTAGCTTGCGGCGATGTCGCCATCATCGCCACGGGGGAACGCCCCTTTCACGGTTCCAAGGGTTATTACCGCGTCAACCTCAAGCATGCCGTCAGCCGCGTGCGCAAAGGAGTCCGCATCGGCCTTGAACTGTTTTTCCACGATGCGCCCTGA